From Cellulophaga lytica DSM 7489, a single genomic window includes:
- the bcp gene encoding thioredoxin-dependent thiol peroxidase, with translation MNTLKVGDKVADFTSKDQDGNAVSLSDYKGKKLIVFFYPKASTPGCTAEACNLRDNYKELQEQGYELLGVSADSAKRQSNFKTKYEFPFPLLADEDHTVLNIFGVWGTKKFMGKVYDGIHRKTFIINEEGVVTKVIDKVKTKDHAAQILE, from the coding sequence ATGAATACTTTAAAAGTAGGAGACAAAGTAGCAGATTTTACATCAAAAGATCAAGATGGTAATGCTGTAAGCTTATCAGATTATAAAGGAAAAAAGTTAATTGTATTTTTTTACCCTAAAGCAAGTACACCTGGTTGTACTGCAGAGGCTTGTAATTTAAGAGACAATTACAAAGAATTGCAAGAGCAAGGTTATGAGCTTTTAGGAGTTAGTGCAGATTCTGCTAAAAGACAATCTAATTTTAAAACAAAGTATGAGTTTCCTTTTCCTTTATTAGCAGATGAAGACCATACTGTATTAAATATTTTTGGCGTTTGGGGCACAAAAAAGTTTATGGGTAAGGTTTATGATGGTATTCATAGAAAAACATTTATTATTAATGAAGAAGGAGTAGTAACTAAGGTTATAGATAAAGTTAAAACCAAAGACCACGCTGCACAAATATTAGAATAA
- a CDS encoding alpha/beta hydrolase yields MTTAPLSLEHIIKPATIEQDKTPVLFMLHGYGSNEEDLFSFAPELQKELCIISVRAPYPMQPYGNAWYAINFDAEKGKWSDDEQAAESIQKILNFIDEACNTYNLDKDNVTLLGFSQGAILSYATAISYPEKVKNVIALSGYINENLIDKLKTDKDPSKLNIYASHGSVDQVIPVSWAQKTPNYLKNLGITCTYEEYPVGHGVAPQNFYSFKEWLSTKI; encoded by the coding sequence ATGACTACAGCACCTTTATCCTTAGAACACATAATAAAACCAGCAACTATAGAGCAAGATAAAACCCCTGTTTTATTTATGCTACACGGTTACGGTAGTAATGAAGAAGATCTTTTTTCTTTTGCTCCAGAATTACAAAAAGAACTTTGTATTATATCTGTACGTGCTCCCTACCCTATGCAGCCTTACGGCAATGCTTGGTATGCTATAAATTTTGATGCAGAAAAAGGAAAATGGAGTGATGATGAACAAGCTGCAGAGTCTATACAAAAAATACTAAATTTTATAGATGAAGCTTGTAATACTTATAACTTAGATAAAGATAATGTTACACTTTTAGGATTTAGTCAAGGTGCAATTTTAAGTTACGCAACGGCAATTTCTTATCCTGAAAAAGTAAAAAATGTAATAGCTTTAAGTGGTTATATTAATGAAAATTTAATAGATAAACTTAAGACAGACAAAGATCCTAGTAAACTAAACATTTATGCCTCTCATGGCAGTGTAGACCAAGTAATACCAGTAAGTTGGGCTCAAAAAACACCAAATTATTTAAAAAACTTAGGCATAACTTGCACTTATGAAGAGTACCCTGTTGGGCACGGTGTTGCCCCACAAAATTTTTATTCGTTTAAAGAGTGGTTGTCTACTAAAATATAG
- a CDS encoding MBL fold metallo-hydrolase — protein MGTGTSQGIPVIGSKHPVCLSKNPKDKRLRVSVLISWDNYNFVIDCGPDFRQQMLQNPIPNLDGILFTHEHSDHTAGIDDIRPFFFRQGDIPIYADNQVIQALKKRFAYIFADINRYPGAPAVAIHEIKENTPFKIGNKVAIPIKALHNRLEVFGFRIDDFVYLTDVKSISKEEIAKLKDVNVLVVNALRLEAHHSHFNLEEALEFIAVVKPKKAYLTHISHLLGFHEEVEKSLPNNVHLAYDNLTINI, from the coding sequence TTGGGTACAGGAACTTCTCAAGGAATACCAGTTATAGGTAGTAAGCATCCTGTATGTTTAAGTAAAAATCCAAAGGATAAAAGATTAAGAGTATCTGTTTTAATTTCATGGGACAACTATAACTTTGTAATAGATTGTGGTCCAGATTTTAGACAGCAAATGCTGCAAAATCCCATTCCTAATTTAGATGGTATTTTGTTTACCCATGAACACTCAGACCACACTGCGGGTATAGATGACATAAGACCATTTTTCTTTAGACAAGGAGATATACCCATATACGCAGATAACCAGGTAATACAAGCATTAAAAAAAAGATTTGCATACATTTTTGCTGATATAAACAGGTATCCTGGCGCACCAGCTGTAGCTATACATGAAATTAAAGAAAATACACCTTTTAAAATAGGAAACAAAGTAGCTATACCTATTAAAGCATTACATAATAGATTAGAGGTTTTTGGTTTTAGAATAGATGATTTTGTGTATTTAACAGATGTAAAAAGTATTTCTAAAGAAGAAATAGCAAAGTTAAAAGATGTAAATGTATTGGTGGTGAATGCGTTACGTTTAGAGGCGCATCACTCTCACTTTAATTTAGAAGAAGCATTAGAGTTTATTGCTGTTGTTAAACCTAAAAAAGCGTATTTAACACACATAAGCCATTTATTAGGTTTTCATGAAGAAGTAGAAAAATCTTTGCCAAATAATGTACATTTGGCCTACGATAATTTAACCATAAACATTTAG